In a genomic window of Telopea speciosissima isolate NSW1024214 ecotype Mountain lineage chromosome 5, Tspe_v1, whole genome shotgun sequence:
- the LOC122661449 gene encoding auxin response factor 17-like isoform X1 — MASGIANMLRTLDPSIWKACAGNSIEIPTVDSRVYYFPQGHAEQASSPPDFSSLTCAKPCVLCRILSVRFLANPDTDEVFAKIRLQPLNRSCPPGIHIMSPVRTVSDGESEDKIVSFAKILTPSDANNGGGFSVPRFCADSIFPPLDYKAEPPVQNIDVTDVHGMVWEFRHIYRGTPRRHLLTTGWSKFVNHKKLVAGDSVVFMKNRRGELFVGVRRTARFAGSFDSMRWNCQYIGASVGVKVEEFGNSEGFTRTGKGKVSPESVVEAAELAGAGMPFEIVYYPKAGSPDFVVKAEIVDESMFWTTGMTTAGMRVKMSLETQDSSRMTWFQGTVSAAVQYSGPWYGSPWRILQVTWDEPEILQDLERVSPWQVELIATPSSLQAPFPPTKRLRVPQNHDLLNDGEESLYFPMAELTNSVMGNLSSSLFNYNSFPAGMQGARQDSYYVSGFSNFIANNSHQMYIDHLHGNMTPKSSVSTELNIGSTSQKSSVSTELNIGSTSQSDNSSPHSQSSVHFFAADLSSNRKCSSPTESGSKSFRLFGKLIHTNQPVESRFDDAGCSEDDGCKGYKENEVINNPVNPSSFSCNKLYNGLNVPCQKVSTVETCSL, encoded by the exons ATGGCGTCTGGCATAGCCAACATGCTTCGTACTCTGGATCCGAGTATCTGGAAAGCCTGTGCAGGCAACTCCATTGAAATCCCTACcgtcgattctagggtttactACTTCCCCCAAGGTCACGCCGAGCAAGCATCGTCTCCACCGGATTTTTCCTCTCTCACCTGCGCAAAACCCTGTGTGTTATGTCGAATCCTCTCCGTTCGCTTCCTTGCGAATCCTGACACTGATGAGGTTTTCGCTAAGATCCGTCTCCAACCTCTCAATCGATCTTGTCCTCCCGGAATCCACATTATGTCGCCGGTCCGAACAGTTTCGGATGGTGAGAGTGAAGATAAGATTGTTTCGTTTGCGAAGATCCTTACCCCTAGTGATGCCAACAATGGTGGTGGATTTTCAGTGCCAAGGTTTTGTGCGGATTCAATTTTTCCGCCTCTTGATTACAAGGCCGAGCCGCCAGTACAGAATATTGATGTAACAGATGTTCATGGAATGGTATGGGAGTTCAGGCATATTTACAGAGGTACGCCAAGAAGGCACTTGCTGACTACTGGGTGGAGCAAGTTCGTGAACCATAAGAAGCTTGTAGCCGGTGATTCGGTAGTTTTCATGAAGAATCGGAGGGGTGAGCTCTTCGTTGGTGTCAGAAGGACTGCTAGGTTTGCTGGGAGTTTTGATTCTATGCGTTGGAACTGTCAGTATATTGGGGCTTCTGTTGGTGTGAAAGTGGAGGAGTTCGGAAATAGTGAGGGGTTTACCAGGACTGGAAAGGGAAAGGTTTCACCTGAATCAGTGGTGGAAGCGGCAGAATTAGCAGGGGCAGGTATGCCTTTTGAGATTGTTTACTATCCGAAGGCAGGCTCGCCAGATTTCGTGGTGAAGGCAGAGATTGTGGATGAGTCTATGTTTTGGACAACAGGAATGACGACAGCAGGAATGAGGGTGAAGATGTCTCTTGAGACTCAGGATTCATCTAGGATGACATGGTTTCAAGGTACTGTTTCGGCTGCAGTTCAATATTCTGGGCCATGGTATGGCTCACCCTGGCGCATACTTCAG GTTACATGGGATGAGCCTGAAATTTTGCAAGACTTAGAGAGAGTAAGCCCATGGCAAGTGGAATTAATTGCAACCCCATCATCACTTCAGGCACCATTCCCTCCCACAAAGAGACTTAGAGTTCCTCAAAATCATGATTTGCTTAATGACGGAGAGGAGAGCTTGTATTTTCCTATGGCAGAATTAACTAATTCAGTGATGGGGAACTTGAGTTCATCATTGTTCAATTATAACTCTTTTCCTGCGGGCATGCAGGGAGCCAGGCAAGACTCATATTATGTATCAGGTTTTTCCAATTTCATAGCTAACAATAGCCATCAAATGTATATTGATCATCTGCATGGGAATATGACACCCAAGTCTAGTGTATCCACTGAATTGAATATTGGCAGTACATCACAAAAGTCTAGTGTATCAACCGAATTGAATATTGGCAGTACATCACAATCTGACAACTCATCGCCACATAGTCAAAGTAGTGTGCATTTCTTTGCCGCAGATCTTTCAAGCAATCGTAAATGTAGCTCACCAACAGAATCTGGTTCGAAGTCATTTCGATTGTTTGGCAAGTTAATCCATACAAACCAGCCGGTTGAAAGTAGATTTGATGATGCTGGGTGCTCAGAAGATGATGGTTGTAAAGGGTACAAAGAGAATGAAGTTATCAATAACCCAGTGAACCCTTCATCATTTTCTTGCAACAAGCTGTATAATGGGCTTAATGTTCCATGTCAGAAAGTCTCAACTGTGGAAACATGCTCTTTGTGA
- the LOC122661449 gene encoding auxin response factor 17-like isoform X2 gives MASGIANMLRTLDPSIWKACAGNSIEIPTVDSRVYYFPQGHAEQASSPPDFSSLTCAKPCVLCRILSVRFLANPDTDEVFAKIRLQPLNRSCPPGIHIMSPVRTVSDGESEDKIVSFAKILTPSDANNGGGFSVPRFCADSIFPPLDYKAEPPVQNIDVTDVHGMVWEFRHIYRGTPRRHLLTTGWSKFVNHKKLVAGDSVVFMKNRRGELFVGVRRTARFAGSFDSMRWNCQYIGASVGVKVEEFGNSEGFTRTGKGKVSPESVVEAAELAGAGMPFEIVYYPKAGSPDFVVKAEIVDESMFWTTGMTTAGMRVKMSLETQDSSRMTWFQGTVSAAVQYSGPWYGSPWRILQVTWDEPEILQDLERVSPWQVELIATPSSLQAPFPPTKRLRVPQNHDLLNDGEESLYFPMAELTNSVMGNLSSSLFNYNSFPAGMQGARQDSYYVSGFSNFIANNSHQMYIDHLHGNMTPKSSVSTELNIGSTSQSDNSSPHSQSSVHFFAADLSSNRKCSSPTESGSKSFRLFGKLIHTNQPVESRFDDAGCSEDDGCKGYKENEVINNPVNPSSFSCNKLYNGLNVPCQKVSTVETCSL, from the exons ATGGCGTCTGGCATAGCCAACATGCTTCGTACTCTGGATCCGAGTATCTGGAAAGCCTGTGCAGGCAACTCCATTGAAATCCCTACcgtcgattctagggtttactACTTCCCCCAAGGTCACGCCGAGCAAGCATCGTCTCCACCGGATTTTTCCTCTCTCACCTGCGCAAAACCCTGTGTGTTATGTCGAATCCTCTCCGTTCGCTTCCTTGCGAATCCTGACACTGATGAGGTTTTCGCTAAGATCCGTCTCCAACCTCTCAATCGATCTTGTCCTCCCGGAATCCACATTATGTCGCCGGTCCGAACAGTTTCGGATGGTGAGAGTGAAGATAAGATTGTTTCGTTTGCGAAGATCCTTACCCCTAGTGATGCCAACAATGGTGGTGGATTTTCAGTGCCAAGGTTTTGTGCGGATTCAATTTTTCCGCCTCTTGATTACAAGGCCGAGCCGCCAGTACAGAATATTGATGTAACAGATGTTCATGGAATGGTATGGGAGTTCAGGCATATTTACAGAGGTACGCCAAGAAGGCACTTGCTGACTACTGGGTGGAGCAAGTTCGTGAACCATAAGAAGCTTGTAGCCGGTGATTCGGTAGTTTTCATGAAGAATCGGAGGGGTGAGCTCTTCGTTGGTGTCAGAAGGACTGCTAGGTTTGCTGGGAGTTTTGATTCTATGCGTTGGAACTGTCAGTATATTGGGGCTTCTGTTGGTGTGAAAGTGGAGGAGTTCGGAAATAGTGAGGGGTTTACCAGGACTGGAAAGGGAAAGGTTTCACCTGAATCAGTGGTGGAAGCGGCAGAATTAGCAGGGGCAGGTATGCCTTTTGAGATTGTTTACTATCCGAAGGCAGGCTCGCCAGATTTCGTGGTGAAGGCAGAGATTGTGGATGAGTCTATGTTTTGGACAACAGGAATGACGACAGCAGGAATGAGGGTGAAGATGTCTCTTGAGACTCAGGATTCATCTAGGATGACATGGTTTCAAGGTACTGTTTCGGCTGCAGTTCAATATTCTGGGCCATGGTATGGCTCACCCTGGCGCATACTTCAG GTTACATGGGATGAGCCTGAAATTTTGCAAGACTTAGAGAGAGTAAGCCCATGGCAAGTGGAATTAATTGCAACCCCATCATCACTTCAGGCACCATTCCCTCCCACAAAGAGACTTAGAGTTCCTCAAAATCATGATTTGCTTAATGACGGAGAGGAGAGCTTGTATTTTCCTATGGCAGAATTAACTAATTCAGTGATGGGGAACTTGAGTTCATCATTGTTCAATTATAACTCTTTTCCTGCGGGCATGCAGGGAGCCAGGCAAGACTCATATTATGTATCAGGTTTTTCCAATTTCATAGCTAACAATAGCCATCAAATGTATATTGATCATCTGCATGGGAATATGACACC AAAGTCTAGTGTATCAACCGAATTGAATATTGGCAGTACATCACAATCTGACAACTCATCGCCACATAGTCAAAGTAGTGTGCATTTCTTTGCCGCAGATCTTTCAAGCAATCGTAAATGTAGCTCACCAACAGAATCTGGTTCGAAGTCATTTCGATTGTTTGGCAAGTTAATCCATACAAACCAGCCGGTTGAAAGTAGATTTGATGATGCTGGGTGCTCAGAAGATGATGGTTGTAAAGGGTACAAAGAGAATGAAGTTATCAATAACCCAGTGAACCCTTCATCATTTTCTTGCAACAAGCTGTATAATGGGCTTAATGTTCCATGTCAGAAAGTCTCAACTGTGGAAACATGCTCTTTGTGA
- the LOC122661451 gene encoding eukaryotic translation initiation factor 5-like — MALQNIGASNSDDAFYRYKMPRMITKIEGRGNGIKTNIVNMVDIAKALARPASYTTKYFGCELGAQSKFDEKTGVSLVNGAHDTPKLAGLLENFIKKYVQCYGCGNPETEIVITKTQMITLKCAACGYLSDVDMRDKLTTFILKNPPESKKGSKDKKAMRRAEKERLKEGEAADEEQKKLKKDVKKKVAPKDVASKGVSIKKKTSTSDEDRSSPTRSQPDENGASNDEDDEDDVQWQTDTSLEAARQRIQEQLSSVTAEMVMLSTTEENPIAKKTEVASKNGTPESEAKAGHKGNENGTTVGSTQETLVEEIRVSLKKGCTVSQLQSILGSLSGTPQEVMNALFEALFEGVGKGFGKEVAKKKIYLAAATGEGSQMFLLGAIEDFCRKSSPEVVKEVALALKALYDSDVLEEETIVQWYQEGLAGGSTKSQIWKNVKPFIEWLQSAESESEEE, encoded by the coding sequence ATGGCGCTGCAAAACATTGGTGCTTCAAACAGTGATGATGCATTCTACAGGTATAAGATGCCAAGAATGATAACCAAGATTGAAGGTCGGGGAAATGGCATCAAGACCAATATCGTCAACATGGTAGATATTGCCAAGGCTTTGGCAAGACCTGCTTCTTACACAACAAAGTACTTTGGTTGCGAGCTAGGAGCACAATCCAAATTTGATGAGAAAACCGGTGTTTCCCTGGTGAATGGGGCCCATGATACTCCAAAACTTGCTGGGCTTCTTGAGAACTTCATCAAGAAATATGTTCAGTGCTATGGGTGTGGGAACCCTGAGACAGAGATAGTTATTACCAAGACTCAGATGATCACCCTCAAATGTGCTGCCTGTGGTTATCTCTCTGATGTTGACATGAGGGATAAACTAACAACCTTCATACTTAAGAATCCCCCTGAATCAAAGAAAGGATCCAAGGATAAGAAAGCAATGAGGAGGGCAGAGAAGGAGCGCCTCAAGGAGGGTGAAGCTGCAGATGAGGAGCAGAAGAAACTTAAGAAAGATGTGAAGAAGAAGGTAGCCCCGAAAGAtgtagcttccaagggagtcTCAATCAAGAAGAAGACCAGTACATCTGATGAGGATCGATCTTCACCGACTCGCAGCCAACCTGATGAGAATGGAGCTTccaatgatgaggatgatgaggacgATGTGCAGTGGCAGACTGACACTTCTCTTGAGGCGGCTCGTCAGCGTATCCAAGAGCAATTGAGTTCAGTGACAGCTGAGATGGTTATGCTCTCAACAACTGAGGAGAACCCAATagcaaaaaaaacagaagttgCTAGTAAGAATGGCACGCCAGAATCAGAAGCAAAAGCTGGGCACAAAGGAAATGAGAATGGGACAACTGTTGGGAGTACCCAAGAGACGCTTGTTGAGGAGATCAGAGTGAGTCTGAAGAAAGGATGCACTGTGAGCCAGCTGCAGTCCATATTAGGATCCCTGTCTGGCACGCCCCAAGAGGTCATGAATGCTCTGTTTGAGGCCCTGTTTGAAGGAGTTGGGAAGGGATTTGGCAAAGAGGTGGCCAAGAAGAAGATTTACCTTGCTGCTGCCACAGGTGAAGGATCACAAATGTTTCTGCTGGGTGCAATTGAGGATTTCTGTCGAAAGTCTAGCCCTGAAGTTGTGAAGGAGGTGGCCTTGGCTCTCAAGGCACTATATGACAGCGATGTTCTGGAGGAAGAAACTATAGTGCAGTGGTATCAGGAAGGCTTGGCCGGAGGCAGTACGAAGTCACAAATCTGGAAGAATGTGAAGCCTTTCATCGAGTGGCTCCAGAGCGCAGAATCCGAGTCAGAGGAGGAATGA
- the LOC122661449 gene encoding auxin response factor 17-like isoform X3 translates to MASGIANMLRTLDPSIWKACAGNSIEIPTVDSRVYYFPQGHAEQASSPPDFSSLTCAKPCVLCRILSVRFLANPDTDEVFAKIRLQPLNRSCPPGIHIMSPVRTVSDGESEDKIVSFAKILTPSDANNGGGFSVPRFCADSIFPPLDYKAEPPVQNIDVTDVHGMVWEFRHIYRGTPRRHLLTTGWSKFVNHKKLVAGDSVVFMKNRRGELFVGVRRTARFAGSFDSMRWNCQYIGASVGVKVEEFGNSEGFTRTGKGKVSPESVVEAAELAGAGMPFEIVYYPKAGSPDFVVKAEIVDESMFWTTGMTTAGMRVKMSLETQDSSRMTWFQGTVSAAVQYSGPWYGSPWRILQVTWDEPEILQDLERVSPWQVELIATPSSLQAPFPPTKRLRVPQNHDLLNDGEESLYFPMAELTNSVMGNLSSSLFNYNSFPAGMQGARQDSYYVSGFSNFIANNSHQMYIDHLHGNMTPKSSVSTELNIGSTSQSDNSSPHSQSSVHFFAADLSSNRKCSSPTESGSKSFRLFGKLIHTNQPVESRFDDAGCSEDDGCKGYKENEVINNPVNPSSFSCNKLYNGLNVPCQKVSTVETCSL, encoded by the exons ATGGCGTCTGGCATAGCCAACATGCTTCGTACTCTGGATCCGAGTATCTGGAAAGCCTGTGCAGGCAACTCCATTGAAATCCCTACcgtcgattctagggtttactACTTCCCCCAAGGTCACGCCGAGCAAGCATCGTCTCCACCGGATTTTTCCTCTCTCACCTGCGCAAAACCCTGTGTGTTATGTCGAATCCTCTCCGTTCGCTTCCTTGCGAATCCTGACACTGATGAGGTTTTCGCTAAGATCCGTCTCCAACCTCTCAATCGATCTTGTCCTCCCGGAATCCACATTATGTCGCCGGTCCGAACAGTTTCGGATGGTGAGAGTGAAGATAAGATTGTTTCGTTTGCGAAGATCCTTACCCCTAGTGATGCCAACAATGGTGGTGGATTTTCAGTGCCAAGGTTTTGTGCGGATTCAATTTTTCCGCCTCTTGATTACAAGGCCGAGCCGCCAGTACAGAATATTGATGTAACAGATGTTCATGGAATGGTATGGGAGTTCAGGCATATTTACAGAGGTACGCCAAGAAGGCACTTGCTGACTACTGGGTGGAGCAAGTTCGTGAACCATAAGAAGCTTGTAGCCGGTGATTCGGTAGTTTTCATGAAGAATCGGAGGGGTGAGCTCTTCGTTGGTGTCAGAAGGACTGCTAGGTTTGCTGGGAGTTTTGATTCTATGCGTTGGAACTGTCAGTATATTGGGGCTTCTGTTGGTGTGAAAGTGGAGGAGTTCGGAAATAGTGAGGGGTTTACCAGGACTGGAAAGGGAAAGGTTTCACCTGAATCAGTGGTGGAAGCGGCAGAATTAGCAGGGGCAGGTATGCCTTTTGAGATTGTTTACTATCCGAAGGCAGGCTCGCCAGATTTCGTGGTGAAGGCAGAGATTGTGGATGAGTCTATGTTTTGGACAACAGGAATGACGACAGCAGGAATGAGGGTGAAGATGTCTCTTGAGACTCAGGATTCATCTAGGATGACATGGTTTCAAGGTACTGTTTCGGCTGCAGTTCAATATTCTGGGCCATGGTATGGCTCACCCTGGCGCATACTTCAG GTTACATGGGATGAGCCTGAAATTTTGCAAGACTTAGAGAGAGTAAGCCCATGGCAAGTGGAATTAATTGCAACCCCATCATCACTTCAGGCACCATTCCCTCCCACAAAGAGACTTAGAGTTCCTCAAAATCATGATTTGCTTAATGACGGAGAGGAGAGCTTGTATTTTCCTATGGCAGAATTAACTAATTCAGTGATGGGGAACTTGAGTTCATCATTGTTCAATTATAACTCTTTTCCTGCGGGCATGCAGGGAGCCAGGCAAGACTCATATTATGTATCAGGTTTTTCCAATTTCATAGCTAACAATAGCCATCAAATGTATATTGATCATCTGCATGGGAATATGACACCCAAGTCTAGTGTATCCACTGAATTGAATATTGGCAGTAC ATCACAATCTGACAACTCATCGCCACATAGTCAAAGTAGTGTGCATTTCTTTGCCGCAGATCTTTCAAGCAATCGTAAATGTAGCTCACCAACAGAATCTGGTTCGAAGTCATTTCGATTGTTTGGCAAGTTAATCCATACAAACCAGCCGGTTGAAAGTAGATTTGATGATGCTGGGTGCTCAGAAGATGATGGTTGTAAAGGGTACAAAGAGAATGAAGTTATCAATAACCCAGTGAACCCTTCATCATTTTCTTGCAACAAGCTGTATAATGGGCTTAATGTTCCATGTCAGAAAGTCTCAACTGTGGAAACATGCTCTTTGTGA
- the LOC122662336 gene encoding E3 ubiquitin-protein ligase BIG BROTHER-like: protein MEEDEIDPDEMSYEELLELGEAVGTVNIGLSANELANSLRPYENKCKLMKREDVVDRCVICQDEYEDGESLVMLPCEHPYHSDCISKWLQIKKVCPICSNEVSSSIQIEKTNRDDAISMDDIDPQVR from the exons ATGGAGGAAGACGAGATCGACCCAGATGAAATGTCCTATGAA GAGTTACTTGAGCTTGGAGAAGCTGTTGGGACAGTGAACATAGGACTCTCAGCCAACGAGCTTGCTAATTCACTGCGTCCCTATGAGAATAAATGCAAGCTGATGAAGAGGGAAGATGTGGTAGATCG GTGTGTGATTTGTCAAGATGAATATGAAGATGGAGAATCACTTGTAATGCTTCCATGTGAGCACCCTTACCATTCAGATTGTATAAGCAAATGGCTTCAAATTAAGAAG GTTTGCCCAATATGTAGCAATGAGGTTTCCTCATCCATTCAAATTGAGAAGACTAACAGAGATGATGCTATATCAATGGATGATATCGATCCTCAAGTCAGATAA